The window GACCACGTAGCTCGGGTCCGGCCGGTACGGCACGGCCGACCCCGCCATGATCTGCTCGTTGGCGCCGTCCGGCCAGCTGATCTCGTAGCCGCCGTGCCAGAGCGCGTACGCGTCCTTGGCGTAGTACGTCTCGTCGAAGATGATCGCGTTCGGCTCGCCGAGGCCGCTGAACCGGAGCAGTCCGCCGAACAGGGCCACCAGGAGCGGGCCGAGCCAGCCGGCCCAGCGGCAGAGCCAGGACCAGAGCGGCGCCGGCACGGCTACGCCGAGCCGCAGCAGGACCGGCGAGGGGGCGACCCGGGCCGGCGTCACGCCCGGGCCGTCCGGCATCGGCGGCACCAGCCGCTCGGCGAGCGTGGCCTTCGGCGGCGGGGTGTAGCCGTGCCGGGCCAGGCGCCGCAGCCAGGACGGATCCGGGCGCTCCTCCTCCCCGGACGCGCGCGGGGCGGGGACGGCGGGGGACGCCTGGTCCGTCAGGACCGGCACGCCGACGCCACCCTGCGCGGTGTGGTCTGTACCAGTGGGCGTCTGCGCCGCCGTGTCGCCGTTCATCCGCCACATCGTAGGGGCGCTTCCCTCGGGGAGGACGGCTCCCTCCGAAGCTGCCCGAATCGTCACCAAAAACACCCGGGGCCCGGTTACTGCAAGGATGGGGCCCGTGACAGGAGTACTCGTTCTCGCAGGCACCCCCATCGGCGACGTCTCGGACGCCCCGCCCCGGCTGCTCACCGAGCTGGCCACCGCGGACGTGATCGCGGCCGAGGACACCCGGCGGCTGCGCCGGCTCACCCAGGCGCTCGGGGTGACCCCGGCCGGGCGGGTGCTCTCCTACTTCGAGGGCAACGAGGTCGGCCGCACCCCCGAGCTGGTCGAGGCGCTGCTGGGCGGCGCCCGGGTGCTGCTGGTGACCGACGCCGGGATGCCGTCCGTCTCCGACCCCGGCTACCGGCTGGTGGCCGCCGCGGTGGCCGCCGACGTCAAGGTCACCGCGGTGCCCGGCCCGTCCGCGGTGCTCACCGCGCTGGCGCTGTCCGGCCTGCCGGTGGACCGCTTCACCTTCGAGGGCTTCCTGCCGCGCAAGACCGGGGACCGGGCGCGCCAGCTGGCCACGGTCGCCGCCGAGCCGCGCACCATGGTCTTCTTCGAGGCCCCGCACCGGATCGCCGAGACGCTGGCCGCGATGGCCCTCGCGTTCGGCGCCGACCGCCCCGCCGCGGTCTGCCGCGAGCTGACGAAGACCTACGAGGAGATCAAGCGGGGCCCGCTCGGCGAGCTGGCGCAGTGGGCCGCCGACGGGGTCCGGGGCGAGATCACCGTGGTGGTCGCGGGCGCCCCGCCGGCCGCCCCGGCCGAGCTGACCCCGGCCGAGCTGGCCCGCCGGGTGGCTGTCCGGGAGGAGGCCGGGGAGCGCCGCAAGGAGGCCATCGCGGCGGTCGCGGCGGAGCTGGCGCTGCCCAAGCGGGAGGTGTTCGACGCGGTGGTGGCGGCCAAGAACACGCCGGCCGGCCCGGCCTGAAAGCCGCAGGTGCCGGGCGTGACGGGGGCGCGTACCTTGGAGTGAAGGCCCCGGTAAACGCCCGCCGAGCTGAAGCTTTGGCCGTGGTTTTCGGTCAGGATCCACCCTTTCGTATAGGGATTCCCAATCCGCGTCCAAGTCTTCACAAGAGGGGCATCGGCCGGGGCGATCCGGGCATTTCCTGGGATGGAAAGACCCAGCCGGGCGAGCGTCCGGCGGGCGCTGGGAGACTGCTATGAGCGAGACGATCGGTAGCCCCCGCGGTGGCAATGCGCTGAGCGACCCCGGCCTGACCGGCCGGCCGCAGACCCCTGTCGAGACCGTCCGGGAGGCCTACTCCTTCGCCTGCCTGAGCTGCGGATACGGCTGGGAGCAGGCGTATGACATCGAGCACCACATGGCCCGGGACGGGCACGTCGTGTTCGAGTACCACGCCAACGGTGTCCGGGTGCCGTCGCCGCTGCTCAAGCCGACCTGCCCGGGCTGCGGCGGCCACACCGTCCGGATCATGCGCGAGGGCCGGGTGGCCAGCGCGGACAAGTCCTGGCAGCACGCCCCGGGCTACTCGGCGCACGCCGAGCCGGCCGGTTCCCAGCCGGTGGCCGCGCCCGCCGCGCCGCGCGGACGCCTGGCCCGGCTCTGGGCGCGCGTGACGGGCTGAGCCCGGGAGGACGGTTCGGCGGCCGGTCGGCGGACCGACGGCCGGACGACCCGGTGGAGCGGGAGCCGACCGGGGACCGGCGCGAGGCGCCGGCGGGCGGGCGGCGCCGGCCCCCGGTGGGCACGGGTCGAGGGCCGCCCCCGTACCCGATTAAGCTTGCCGACCATGGCGGCCACTGCAGAACACAGCACCACCGGGGACGCGACCCCGGCGTACTACGTCACCACCCCGATCTACTACGTCAACGATCGCCCGCACCTGGGCCACGCCTACACCACCGTGGCGGGCGACGTGCTGACCCGCTGGCACCGCCAGCGCGGCGAGAAGGTCTGGTACCTGACCGGCACCGACGAGCACGGTCAGAAGATCCTGCGCACCGCCGAGGCCAACGGCGTCACCCCGCAGGAGTGGTGCGACAAGCTGGTCGAGGAGGCGTGGAAGCCGCTCTGGCAGCACCTGGAGATCGCCAACGACGACTTCATCCGCACCACCCAGGAGCGGCACACCGACCGGGTGCAGGAGTTCGTCCAGGACCTCTACGACAAGGGCGAGATCTACAAGGGCGGCTACTCCGGCCCGTACTGCGTCGGCTGCGAGGAGTACAAGCTCCCCGCCGAGCTGCTGGACGGCGCCACCGAGGGCGAGAAGCTCTGCGCCGTGCACAAGCGGCCGGTCGAGTGGCTGGAGGAGGAGAACTACTTCTTCCGGCTCTCCGCGTACGGCCCGAAGCTGCTGGAGTTCTACGCCGCGAACCCGGACTTCATCCAGCCCGCCACGGCCCGCAACGAGGTGCTGCGCTTCGTCGAGCAGGACCTCAAGGACCTCTCGATCTCCCGCTCGACCTTCAACTGGGGCGTGCCACTGCCCTGGGACGAGAAGCACGTCCTCTACGTCTGGGTCGACGCGCTGCAGAACTACATCACCGCGGCCGGCTACGGCACCGACCCGGAGCGCTTCGCCGAGCTCTGGCCGGTCTCCGTGCACCTGGTCGGCAAGGACATCCTGCGGTTCCACGCGGTGATCTGGCCGGCCATGCTGATGGCCGCCGGACTGCCGCTGCCCAAGCGGGTCGTCGCCAACGGCTGGCTGATGGTCGGCGGCGAGAAGATGTCCAAGTCCAACCTGACCGGCATCGCCCCGCAGGACCTCACCTCGCACTTCGGCGTGGACGCCTACCGCTACTACTTCCTGCGGGCCATCCCGTTCGGCACCGACGGCTCGTTCTCCTGGGAGGATTTCACCGCCCGGTACACCTCCGAGCTGGCCAACGACTTCGGCAACCTGGCCTCCCGGGTGGCGGCCATGGTCGGCAAGTACTTCGACGGGGCGCTGCCGGCCTCGCCGGCCCACGGCCCGGCCGAGCAGGCCGTCGCGGACGGCCTGACGGCGGCGGTCGCGACCGCCGACCGGAAGATCGGCGAGGAGCTGGACTTCGCCGGCGGCCTCGCGGCGGTCTTCGAGTTCGTCAAGCAGGTCAACGGCTACCTCACCGAGCAGGCGCCCTGGAAGGTCGCCAAGGACGAGTCCGAGGAGGGCCGGGCGCGCCTCGCGACCATCCTCTACACCGCCGCCGAGGCGCTGCGGGCCACCGCCGTGCTGCTCAACCCGGTGATGCCGGCCACCGCCGAGAAGCTCTGGGTCTCGCTCGGGGCCGAGGCCGCCGGTCTCGGCGCGCTGTCCGCGCAGACCGTCGCCACCGCGGCGGACTGGGGCCGGCTGCCCGCCGGCGCCACCGTCACCAAGGGCGAGATCCTGTTCCCGCGCCTCGAAGAGAAGCCCGCCGCCTGATGGCGAAGAAGGACGACGACCGGTCGACGCCACCGCCGCTGCCCGCCCCGCTGGCGGTGGCGGTCGCCGACTCGCACACCCACCTGGACATGCAGTCCGGCACCCCCGCCGAGGGCCTGGCGCGCGCCGCCTCCGTCGGCGTCACCACCGTCGTCCAGGTGGGCTGCGACGTGCCCGGCTCGCGCTGGGCCGCCGATCTGGCGGCCGAGTTCGAGCAGGTGCACGCGGCCGTCGCCCTGCACCCCAACGAGGCGCCGCGGATCTTCCTCGGCGACCCGGACGGCTGGTCCGGGCAGCAGCGCCCGGCCGGCGGCGCCGCCGCGCTCGACGCCGCCCTCGCCGAGATCGACGCGCTCGCCGCGCTGCCGCAGGTCCGCGCCGTGGGCGAGACCGGCCTGGACTACTTCCGGACCGGTCCCGAGGGCGTGGAGATCCAGAAGGAGTCGTTCCGCCGGCACATCGAGATGGCCAAGCGGCACGACAAGGCCCTGGTGATCCACGACCGCGACGCCCACGAGGACGTCATCGCGGTGCTGCTGGCGGAGGGCGCCCCCGAGCGGACCGTCTTCCACTGCTACTCCGGCGACGCCGCGATGGCCAGGACCTGCGCCGAGCACGGCTGGTACCTGTCCTTCGCCGGACCGGTCACCTTCAAGGCCAACCAGCCGCTGCGGGACGCCCTCGCCGCCACCCCGCCGGACCGCGTGCTGGTCGAGACCGACGCGCCCTTCCTCACCCCGCACCCGTACCGCGGCCGCCCCAACGCGCCGTACCTGATCCCGGTCACCGTCCGCTCGATGGCCGCGACGCTGGGGCTGCACGAGGACGAGCTGGCCACCGCCATCGCGGCGAACACGGCCAGGGCCTTCGGGTACTGACCCGACCGGACCGGGCGCTCCGCCGGGACATGCGCGCCGCCGCACCCGGTGGTGAGCGCCCCCGCCGCGGTGGCCGAACCCCGGGGGCTCCCCGCGCCCGTATCCTTGGCGCGTGAGCACCACCGATCCCACCTCTGACATCCACCTGCTGGGCGCCGCCGACGTGCGGGAGCTGGCCGCCGCGTTCGGTGTGAAGCCGACCAAGCAGCGCGGCCAGAACTTCGTCATCGACGGCAACACCGTCCGGCGGATCGTCCGGGCGGGCGGGGTGACGGCCGAGGACTCCGTGGTGGAGGTCGGGCCCGGGCTCGGGTCGCTGACGCTGGCCCTGCTGGAGGTCGCGCGGCACGTCACCGCGGTCGAGATCGACCCGGTGTTGGCGCGGCACCTGCCGGACACCGTCGCCGCCCGGCTGCCCGGCAAGGCGGACGCCTTCGACCTGGTACTCAGCGACGCCATGGAGGTCACCGAGCTGCCCGGCCCGCCGCCCACCGCGCTGGTCGCCAACCTGCCCTACAACGTGGCTGTCCCCGTGCTGCTGCACATGCTGGCGACCTTCCCCAGCATCGAGCGCACCCTGGTGATGGTGCAGAGCGAGGTCGCCGACCGGCTCGCCGCCAAGCCCGGCAACAAGGTGTACGGCGTCCCCTCGGTCAAGGCCAACTGGTACGCCGAGGTGAAGCGGGCCGGCGCCATCGGGCGCAACGTGTTCTGGCCCGCGCCGAACGTCGACTCCGGGCTCGTCTCGCTGATCCGCCGCGATCCGCCGCGGACCACCGCGAGCCGCACCGAGGTGTTCGCCGTCGTCGACGCCGCGTTCGCCCAGCGCCGCAAGACCCTGCGCGCCGCCCTCGCCGGCTGGGCCGGCTCCCCGGCCGCGGCCGAGCAGGCGCTCGCCGGCGCCGGCATCGACCACAAGCTGCGCGGCGAGATGCTGACGGTGGAGCAGTTCGCCGCCATCGCCGAGCACAAGCCCGTGAAGCCGGAGTCCGAGTGATCACGGTACGCGTCCCCGCCAAGGTCAACGTCCAGCTGGGAGTCGGCGGGCTGCGCGCCGACGGCTTCCACGACCTGGCCAACGTCTTCTTCGCGGTCGCCCTCGGCGACGAGGTGACGGCGAGCGCCGCCGGGCCGGGCGAGGGCGTCACCC of the Kitasatospora sp. NBC_01246 genome contains:
- the metG gene encoding methionine--tRNA ligase; protein product: MAATAEHSTTGDATPAYYVTTPIYYVNDRPHLGHAYTTVAGDVLTRWHRQRGEKVWYLTGTDEHGQKILRTAEANGVTPQEWCDKLVEEAWKPLWQHLEIANDDFIRTTQERHTDRVQEFVQDLYDKGEIYKGGYSGPYCVGCEEYKLPAELLDGATEGEKLCAVHKRPVEWLEEENYFFRLSAYGPKLLEFYAANPDFIQPATARNEVLRFVEQDLKDLSISRSTFNWGVPLPWDEKHVLYVWVDALQNYITAAGYGTDPERFAELWPVSVHLVGKDILRFHAVIWPAMLMAAGLPLPKRVVANGWLMVGGEKMSKSNLTGIAPQDLTSHFGVDAYRYYFLRAIPFGTDGSFSWEDFTARYTSELANDFGNLASRVAAMVGKYFDGALPASPAHGPAEQAVADGLTAAVATADRKIGEELDFAGGLAAVFEFVKQVNGYLTEQAPWKVAKDESEEGRARLATILYTAAEALRATAVLLNPVMPATAEKLWVSLGAEAAGLGALSAQTVATAADWGRLPAGATVTKGEILFPRLEEKPAA
- the rsmI gene encoding 16S rRNA (cytidine(1402)-2'-O)-methyltransferase, with product MTGVLVLAGTPIGDVSDAPPRLLTELATADVIAAEDTRRLRRLTQALGVTPAGRVLSYFEGNEVGRTPELVEALLGGARVLLVTDAGMPSVSDPGYRLVAAAVAADVKVTAVPGPSAVLTALALSGLPVDRFTFEGFLPRKTGDRARQLATVAAEPRTMVFFEAPHRIAETLAAMALAFGADRPAAVCRELTKTYEEIKRGPLGELAQWAADGVRGEITVVVAGAPPAAPAELTPAELARRVAVREEAGERRKEAIAAVAAELALPKREVFDAVVAAKNTPAGPA
- the rsmA gene encoding 16S rRNA (adenine(1518)-N(6)/adenine(1519)-N(6))-dimethyltransferase RsmA, whose protein sequence is MSTTDPTSDIHLLGAADVRELAAAFGVKPTKQRGQNFVIDGNTVRRIVRAGGVTAEDSVVEVGPGLGSLTLALLEVARHVTAVEIDPVLARHLPDTVAARLPGKADAFDLVLSDAMEVTELPGPPPTALVANLPYNVAVPVLLHMLATFPSIERTLVMVQSEVADRLAAKPGNKVYGVPSVKANWYAEVKRAGAIGRNVFWPAPNVDSGLVSLIRRDPPRTTASRTEVFAVVDAAFAQRRKTLRAALAGWAGSPAAAEQALAGAGIDHKLRGEMLTVEQFAAIAEHKPVKPESE
- a CDS encoding TatD family hydrolase, which codes for MAKKDDDRSTPPPLPAPLAVAVADSHTHLDMQSGTPAEGLARAASVGVTTVVQVGCDVPGSRWAADLAAEFEQVHAAVALHPNEAPRIFLGDPDGWSGQQRPAGGAAALDAALAEIDALAALPQVRAVGETGLDYFRTGPEGVEIQKESFRRHIEMAKRHDKALVIHDRDAHEDVIAVLLAEGAPERTVFHCYSGDAAMARTCAEHGWYLSFAGPVTFKANQPLRDALAATPPDRVLVETDAPFLTPHPYRGRPNAPYLIPVTVRSMAATLGLHEDELATAIAANTARAFGY